Proteins co-encoded in one Capsicum annuum cultivar UCD-10X-F1 chromosome 9, UCD10Xv1.1, whole genome shotgun sequence genomic window:
- the LOC107841116 gene encoding G-type lectin S-receptor-like serine/threonine-protein kinase LECRK2 codes for MAFHCMFLLAIYLVLPLSTIAQSYKNVSLGSKLITSDVTNFWPSPSGEFAFGFQRIGNGSSGFLLAIWFNKLKEKTIVWSANRNNIAPEGSKVELSIDGRLVLTDPNGQEIWAHDTASAGPAYGAMLDTGNFVLANSSSGILWQSFHEPTDTILPGQVLNQRSRLVSSFSSTNASSGRFELLLDGELALYTMKYPIDATNDAYWSTVTGGSGNQVNFNQLGVIYLHAANGTLLKLISSSNETNSTASQLYQRAILEYDGVFRHYVYPKKSSSGRPMAWSSLRSIPDNICLHLPQQHLQTGGIACGFNSLCSMGTDRRPRCDCPLRYTINDPKDKLGSCSRNFPEQDCKDESRGDESFTMHEMLNTNWYGGDYEHYADVTEDWCKQNCLSDCYCVAAVHNPGKDCWKKRYPLLNGRTDPTETAKTFLKIRKDNSTVGSTITTTPRSQVGENRKSQSSLIISVSVLLGSSVFILMLLALLYVIKFKGKYPKKLSAYQAIPGVNIRSFSYNELEEATNGFEEQLGTGAFSTVYKAVLNDEIRKVVAVKKLHKTVAEGEQGFLAEVNSISRTNHKNLVQLLGFCNEGQHRLLVYEHMEAGSLADLLFKDSRISWSRRVQVAIDTAKGLCYLHEECSTQIIHCDIKPQNVLLDENLTAKIADFGIAKLLRKDQTRTTTKIRGTRGYVAPEWFRNMPITVKVDVYSFGILLLELICCRKSYKQDVANENEMILTEWACDCYRRKEFHLLAGDDEEAIEDIERFEKLLMVSIWCIQENPALRPSMKEVILTLEGSVEVSIPPDPFSFIRFV; via the coding sequence ATGGCTTTCCATTGTATGTTTCTACTTGCAATTTATTTAGTGCTTCCACTTTCAACAATTGCTCAATCTTACAAAAATGTTAGTTTGGGTTCAAAACTCATTACAAGTGATGTTACTAACTTTTGGCCATCCCCATCTGGAGAATTTGCATTTGGCTTTCAAAGAATTGGAAATGGATCATCAGGATTTTTACTAGCCATTTGGTTCAACAAACTCAAAGAAAAGACTATAGTTTGGTCAGCCAATAGAAATAACATCGCGCCGGAGGGATCCAAAGTTGAACTTTCTATAGATGGAAGACTAGTGCTAACTGATCCAAATGGTCAAGAAATATGGGCTCATGATACGGCTAGTGCTGGACCGGCCTATGGAGCCATGCTTGACACCGGAAACTTTGTGCTAGCAAACAGTAGTTCAGGCATTCTATGGCAGAGTTTTCATGAGCCAACCGATACGATTTTGCCTGGCCAAGTACTTAATCAAAGATCCAGGCTTGTCTCGAGCTTCTCTAGCACGAATGCATCGAGTGGAAGGTTTGAGTTGTTACTGGATGGAGAGCTGGCGCTTTACACGATGAAGTACCCAATTGATGCCACAAATGATGCATATTGGTCAACCGTGACTGGTGGCAGTGGTAACCAGGTGAACTTCAATCAATTAGGCGTTATTTACCTTCACGCAGCAAATGGAACTCTGCTGAAATTGATATCCTCTTCCAATGAGACAAACTCAACAGCAAGCCAATTGTATCAGCGAGCGATTCTTGAATATGATGGAGTTTTTAGGCACTATGTCTATCCGAAAAAATCTTCTAGTGGGAGGCCGATGGCGTGGTCTAGTTTGCGTAGCATTCCGGATAACATCTGTTTGCATCTCCCTCAACAACATCTACAGACAGGAGGGATTGCATGTGGTTTCAACAGCCTTTGCTCGATGGGAACTGACCGGAGGCCAAGATGTGATTGTCCACTCAGGTATACAATAAATGATCCGAAGGACAAATTAGGCAGCTGCAGTCGGAATTTCCCCGAGCAAGATTGTAAGGATGAATCTCGAGGTGATGAGTCTTTCACAATGCACGAAATGCTCAACACTAACTGGTATGGTGGCGATTATGAGCATTACGCAGATGTTACTGAGGATTGGTGCAAACAGAATTGTTTGAGTGATTGTTATTGTGTTGCTGCTGTTCACAATCCAGGAAAAGATTGTTGGAAGAAAAGGTATCCGCTTTTAAACGGCAGGACAGATCCAACAGAAACAGCAAAAACGTTTTTGAAAATAAGGAAAGACAATTCCACAGTGGGATCAACAATAACAACTACGCCTCGGTCTCAAGTTGGTGAAAACAGAAAAAGTCAATCTAGTCTCATCATTTCTGTTTCTGTATTGTTGGGTAGTTCAGTTTTCATCTTAATGTTGTTGGCCCTTTTGTATGTTATTAAGTTtaaagggaaatatccaaagAAGCTTTCAGCATATCAAGCTATTCCAGGAGTGAACATAAGAAGTTTTAGCTACAATGAGCTAGAAGAAGCTACAAACGGATTCGAGGAACAGTTAGGAACCGGTGCCTTCTCAACAGTTTACAAAGCGGTTCTTAATGACGAAATTAGGAAAGTGGTTGCTGTCAAGAAACTACACAAGACGGTAGCAGAAGGAGAACAAGGATTCCTAGCTGAAGTGAATTCAATCAGCAGGACTAATCACAAGAACTTGGTCCAACTCCTCGGGTTCTGCAACGAAGGCCAACACCGTCTTTTGGTATATGAACACATGGAAGCTGGCTCATTAGCAGACTTGCTATTCAAAGATTCTAGGATTAGTTGGTCGCGAAGGGTACAAGTTGCAATAGACACTGCTAAAGGGCTTTGCTATTTGCATGAAGAGTGTAGTACCCAAATTATACATTGTGATATCAAGCCCCAAAATGTGCTTTTAGATGAAAATTTGACAGCAAAAATAGCAGATTTCGGAATAGCCAAGCTTTTGAGGAAAGATCAGACTCGAACAACCACTAAGATACGTGGGACAAGAGGGTATGTAGCCCCAGAGTGGTTTAGGAACATGCCTATAACCGTCAAAGTGGATGTGTACAGCTTTGGAATCTTGCTTTTAGAGCTGATTTGCTGCAGAAAAAGTTACAAGCAAGACGTGGCGAATGAGAATGAAATGATACTGACGGAGTGGGCTTGTGATTGCTACAGGAGAAAAGAGTTTCATTTACTCGCGGGTGATGACGAAGAGGCCATAGAAGATATCGAGAGGTTCGAGAAGTTGTTGATGGTTTCTATTTGGTGCATTCAAGAAAATCCAGCATTAAGGCCTAGCATGAAGGAAGTCATACTAACACTTGAAGGTTCTGTTGAAGTCTCAATCCCCCCAGACCCTTTTTCCTTTATCCGTTTTGTTTAG